The following proteins come from a genomic window of Miscanthus floridulus cultivar M001 chromosome 2, ASM1932011v1, whole genome shotgun sequence:
- the LOC136536734 gene encoding uncharacterized protein, translated as MANDWLNEMEKKLDLTTFTDDECVGATTHQLKGATRTWWDSFSDSHEDPANISWEEFTKAFTEYHIPKGVMEAKAMEFHNIQMGKDKVMEYTTHFTNLLRYAPSYVVNSEKEKLYYYHKGLKPQIKLKFGGIKSSTLCALVDHCIQIKKDCAEAGEEDRERKRKPEGSFYGRDRKRFHRDAPPRERSRHYRDDNLGSSRGSGGYTAKYSRLA; from the coding sequence atgGCCAATGACTGGCTCaatgagatggagaagaagcttgacctcactacattcaccgacgatgagtgtgttggagctaccacacaccagctcaaAGGTGCAACACgcacctggtgggatagtttcagtgattcccatgaggaccctgccaacatctcgtgggaagagttcaccaaagcattcactgagtatcacattcccaagggtgttaTGGAGGCCAAAGCCATGGAGTTTCATAACATCCAGATGGGAAAGGACAAGGTAAtggagtacactactcatttcaccaaccttctgcgctatgcaccttcctatgttgtcaactctgagaaggagaagctatactattaccacaagggacttaaacCACaaatcaagctaaagtttggcggtattaaGAGTAGCACGTTGTGTGCTCTAGTGGATCACTGCATCCAGATTAAGAAAGactgtgctgaagctggagaggaggatagggagaggaagcgtaagcctgaggggTCCTTCtatggccgtgatcgcaagaggttccacagggatgcaccacccagggaacgctctcgccactacagggatgacaaccttggatcgagtaggggtagtggaggctacactgcCAAATACTCTCGCCTTGCTTAG